In a genomic window of Methylovirgula sp. 4M-Z18:
- a CDS encoding ATP-binding response regulator: protein MTSERLAQTASGKEDGESGEGHAKGGDRTTARANLLVLLVEDDPRDAKLMAEYLGRSRYFAAQIEHVTDIRTALQHLAATHYDLMILDYWVGTDSSLTLLRRGSSDTWHIPALVVSSVEAADVQGMGLSAGALGFLHKNDLSPSTLDAVIRTVFHMRDAALELRRSLAEQARGKTQLAEAMSEMTHEVLTTLSAVHGFGELLSAGTSDQPIALNDPTQFVAQIKERSQKLDTLLRRFIEIEAKAHVAPDLYFERANLVDIVKSVVMTMAEKCRQRSQGISVRVAPGDFEAEIDKVAVFQMLLNTVNNAHRYADAGTTIEIVVRDMGSSVRVNVADQGAGMTDEEIAQASHHDAQKKLPADLLATGHGLGLLVATSIAQLHGGELAIVSQKDWGTTITIELPKVRPTIN from the coding sequence ATGACCTCTGAGCGTTTGGCACAAACCGCATCCGGCAAAGAAGATGGCGAGTCGGGGGAGGGCCACGCGAAGGGTGGCGATCGAACAACGGCACGGGCCAATTTGCTCGTCCTGCTGGTCGAAGACGATCCGCGCGACGCAAAGCTCATGGCCGAGTATCTGGGCCGGTCGCGCTATTTCGCCGCGCAGATCGAACATGTGACGGATATTCGCACGGCTTTGCAACACCTCGCCGCGACCCATTACGATCTGATGATTCTCGACTATTGGGTCGGAACGGATTCGTCGCTGACGCTGCTGCGTCGCGGCTCGTCCGACACGTGGCATATTCCCGCGCTGGTGGTTTCCTCGGTCGAGGCTGCGGATGTCCAGGGCATGGGCCTGTCCGCGGGCGCGCTGGGCTTCCTGCACAAGAACGATCTGTCGCCGTCGACGCTTGATGCCGTCATCCGCACGGTGTTCCACATGCGCGACGCGGCGCTGGAATTGCGCCGCTCGCTGGCCGAGCAAGCGCGCGGCAAGACGCAGCTTGCCGAGGCGATGAGCGAGATGACCCATGAAGTGTTGACGACCTTGAGCGCGGTGCACGGCTTCGGTGAATTGCTCTCCGCCGGCACCTCGGACCAGCCGATCGCGTTGAACGATCCGACGCAATTCGTCGCGCAGATCAAGGAACGTTCGCAAAAGCTCGATACGTTGTTGCGACGTTTCATCGAGATCGAGGCCAAGGCCCATGTGGCGCCGGATTTATATTTCGAACGGGCCAATCTCGTCGACATCGTGAAATCGGTGGTGATGACGATGGCGGAGAAATGCCGCCAGCGGTCGCAAGGCATTTCGGTCCGCGTTGCGCCGGGTGATTTCGAAGCGGAAATCGATAAGGTCGCGGTCTTTCAGATGCTGCTCAACACGGTGAACAATGCGCACCGTTATGCCGATGCCGGAACCACGATCGAGATCGTGGTGCGCGACATGGGATCGAGCGTGCGAGTCAATGTCGCCGATCAGGGCGCGGGCATGACCGATGAGGAAATTGCGCAAGCCTCGCATCATGATGCGCAAAAGAAATTGCCGGCCGATCTTTTGGCGACCGGACATGGGCTCGGCCTCTTGGTCGCGACATCGATCGCGCAACTGCATGGCGGTGAACTGGCGATCGTCAGTCAGAAGGATTGGGGCACGACGATTACGATCGAATTGCCCAAGGTGCGGCCTACGATCAATTAG
- a CDS encoding alpha/beta hydrolase, whose amino-acid sequence MIWAWLSKLITWRSVRSIAAVCFLSLLPCPAVAQTEGSQTLIAWRLPTGIYLKGSFSGINELQSLAARAGTTIINADDINKAEGRPSSLMVLAISVLSDMQLGRVEINASQFSVEGVARATKVGVLKEQILQRIPTTIHVESLRIDSPEQAPFHWAIVTGLPNASGDSGVTMGGDVISEDARTMLDLSAQIVSTEPRIIDQTRVRLNSPKYYLGVETTLLSQMKILSKGFAWVYDNRFDLVGGSLSIRSTESDTGCEELGKKLPKDVLCRLVDISNNWPNKATNFNPTTASNLDPFTPVNASDVVEATKEISEIDHSSDPRIVDILYATVRAPNKSDSVPGHAAYTGERNSQLEFGRARIRIPEDHKIGRLELPGGLSVFGFDLIRQAPDPNKHFLIRSVQPLTSEQWDDLIDSVGPKDAVIFVHGFNNSFEDGVLRIAQITWDLQYKGLPVLFSWASRGEIADYEYDRNSALVAREAFMQLLDNLREKHGITKVHIIAHSMGSFLVLDALANARQLPGAMGQLILAAPDVDRDQFKAEIPLLGKTFSGLTLYASSNDRALEASMKLAGNIPRAGDVPPDGPIVIQGLDTLDVSSLGEEMFGLNHGTFAEARPLIDDMSLILSQGLRPPRLAEERPVPDNGTPVRYWRFSQ is encoded by the coding sequence ATGATTTGGGCTTGGCTATCCAAATTGATCACCTGGCGCTCCGTAAGATCGATCGCAGCGGTGTGTTTTCTGAGTCTGCTGCCTTGCCCTGCTGTGGCCCAAACTGAGGGGTCACAGACCCTAATTGCTTGGCGTCTTCCAACAGGAATTTATCTTAAAGGATCGTTCAGCGGCATCAACGAGTTACAAAGCTTGGCCGCGCGAGCCGGAACCACGATCATCAATGCCGACGATATTAATAAGGCCGAGGGCCGTCCCAGTTCTCTAATGGTACTAGCTATATCGGTTCTTTCGGACATGCAGTTGGGGCGCGTCGAAATAAATGCATCACAATTTTCTGTTGAAGGCGTTGCCAGAGCGACCAAGGTCGGCGTGCTAAAAGAACAAATCTTACAAAGAATTCCAACTACAATCCATGTTGAAAGCTTGCGAATCGACTCGCCGGAACAAGCGCCATTTCATTGGGCTATAGTCACAGGTTTGCCAAATGCGTCGGGCGATTCCGGTGTTACAATGGGCGGGGATGTAATAAGTGAAGACGCTCGCACCATGCTGGATCTTTCGGCACAAATTGTCTCCACAGAACCTAGAATTATCGATCAGACGCGTGTTAGGCTAAACTCACCAAAATACTATCTTGGCGTAGAAACAACGCTTTTATCCCAAATGAAAATACTGTCTAAGGGATTTGCCTGGGTTTACGATAACAGGTTTGATTTAGTTGGTGGTTCTTTGTCGATACGTAGCACGGAGAGCGACACAGGATGCGAAGAATTAGGCAAGAAGTTACCGAAAGACGTTTTGTGTCGACTTGTAGATATATCGAATAATTGGCCAAATAAAGCAACTAATTTTAATCCAACTACGGCCTCAAATCTAGATCCATTTACACCTGTCAATGCTTCGGACGTAGTGGAGGCGACGAAGGAAATTTCCGAAATTGACCATTCTTCGGATCCGAGAATTGTCGATATTCTCTACGCAACAGTTCGGGCGCCGAACAAGTCAGATTCTGTACCTGGCCACGCCGCTTATACGGGCGAACGAAATTCACAATTGGAGTTTGGTCGAGCTCGAATTCGGATTCCTGAGGACCACAAGATTGGCCGGCTCGAACTTCCAGGGGGCCTTTCTGTATTCGGATTTGACCTCATTCGACAGGCGCCCGATCCAAATAAGCATTTTCTTATACGCAGCGTGCAGCCGCTTACGTCAGAACAATGGGACGATTTAATCGATTCTGTAGGTCCGAAGGATGCGGTGATATTCGTCCATGGATTTAATAATTCGTTTGAAGATGGCGTGTTGCGAATTGCGCAAATCACTTGGGATCTACAATATAAAGGCTTGCCGGTGCTGTTCTCTTGGGCGTCGCGAGGCGAGATTGCTGACTATGAATATGATCGCAACAGCGCACTGGTCGCACGGGAAGCTTTTATGCAATTGCTAGACAACCTCAGAGAGAAGCACGGGATCACAAAGGTTCATATAATTGCGCACAGTATGGGCTCGTTTCTGGTGCTCGATGCCCTTGCTAACGCGCGTCAACTCCCGGGCGCCATGGGACAGCTTATTCTCGCGGCACCGGATGTTGATCGTGATCAATTTAAGGCGGAGATCCCGTTGCTTGGCAAAACATTTAGTGGCCTTACGCTCTACGCGTCATCAAATGACCGTGCATTGGAAGCTTCGATGAAGCTTGCTGGCAATATTCCCAGGGCTGGGGATGTACCGCCCGACGGACCAATCGTCATTCAAGGTCTTGATACATTGGACGTTAGTTCGCTCGGGGAGGAGATGTTCGGTCTTAACCACGGTACTTTTGCGGAGGCCCGTCCGCTAATTGACGATATGAGTTTGATACTTTCGCAAGGTCTTCGGCCGCCGCGATTGGCTGAAGAGCGACCTGTGCCCGACAACGGCACGCCCGTTCGATATTGGCGCTTCTCACAGTAG
- the recJ gene encoding single-stranded-DNA-specific exonuclease RecJ: MSERKPLLGVDQSVSQRAWRDRLDIEGAAQAMALAQGHGLSDILARVLVGRGVTMETVEDWLDPSLRNLMPDPDVLTDMQPAVARLAQAAQKGETVAVFGDYDVDGATATALLANFLNACGCNTIIHIPDRIFEGYGPNSDAIASLHARGATLLVTVDCGTTSFEPLAAARLLGLDAIVLDHHQAPEVLPEAVAIVNPNRQDDLSQLGYLCAAGVVFMTLVGLNRALRDSGFWTAQYPAPALLSDLDLVALGTVADVVPLIGLNRAFVTRGLQVMKARGRIGLTALMDAAGAHGPARPYHLGFLVGPRINAGGRIGDAALGARLLMTDDPVEAGRVAAELDRLNRERQAIEVATLEEADAMASQCGDEAVLMVGSDAWHPGVVGLVASRLKDRYRRPAFAISFTGDIGTGSGRSIAGVDLGRAVRAAVETGLLVKGGGHAMAAGLTVERGKLESLRAYLSEALGADVTRARAEEALRIDGMLTATAAQAALVKDVERAGPFGTGNSEPIFAFADQRMIDVGEVGQGHIRVRTIGLDGGRLQAIAFRAAASPLGQALLAGRGTAMHLAGTLSIDHWGGQERVQLRILDAAPAGRRQA; the protein is encoded by the coding sequence ATGTCCGAGCGCAAGCCCCTTCTCGGTGTCGATCAATCGGTGTCGCAGCGCGCATGGCGGGACCGGCTCGATATCGAAGGCGCGGCGCAGGCCATGGCACTCGCGCAAGGTCATGGTCTCTCCGACATCTTGGCGCGTGTGCTCGTCGGGCGCGGCGTGACGATGGAGACGGTTGAGGATTGGCTCGATCCGTCGCTGCGCAATCTCATGCCAGATCCGGACGTGCTGACGGATATGCAACCGGCCGTCGCGCGGCTGGCGCAGGCGGCGCAAAAGGGCGAGACGGTCGCCGTATTCGGCGACTATGATGTCGATGGCGCCACGGCGACCGCATTGCTTGCCAATTTCCTCAACGCCTGCGGCTGCAATACCATCATCCACATCCCCGACCGGATCTTCGAAGGCTATGGTCCCAACAGCGACGCCATAGCGTCGTTGCACGCGCGCGGCGCCACGCTACTCGTCACGGTCGATTGCGGTACCACCAGCTTCGAACCCTTGGCGGCGGCGCGGCTGCTCGGTCTCGACGCGATCGTGCTCGATCATCATCAGGCGCCGGAAGTGCTTCCCGAGGCGGTCGCGATCGTCAATCCGAACCGGCAGGACGATCTGTCGCAGCTCGGCTATCTGTGCGCGGCGGGCGTCGTCTTCATGACGTTGGTGGGGTTGAATCGCGCCCTGCGCGACAGCGGCTTTTGGACCGCGCAATATCCGGCTCCGGCCTTGCTCTCCGATCTCGATCTCGTCGCGCTCGGCACCGTCGCCGATGTCGTGCCGCTGATCGGTCTCAACCGCGCCTTCGTGACACGCGGCCTGCAGGTCATGAAGGCGCGCGGGCGTATCGGGCTCACGGCGCTCATGGATGCCGCGGGTGCGCATGGCCCGGCGCGGCCGTATCATCTCGGCTTTTTGGTCGGGCCGCGTATCAATGCTGGCGGCCGGATCGGCGACGCGGCGCTCGGCGCCAGACTACTGATGACTGACGATCCGGTGGAGGCGGGCCGGGTTGCCGCCGAGCTCGACCGGCTCAATCGTGAACGGCAAGCGATCGAAGTGGCGACTTTGGAAGAGGCCGATGCGATGGCCAGCCAATGTGGCGATGAGGCCGTATTGATGGTCGGGTCGGACGCCTGGCATCCGGGCGTTGTCGGCCTTGTCGCCAGCCGGCTCAAGGACCGTTACCGCCGCCCGGCCTTTGCCATCTCCTTTACCGGCGACATCGGCACGGGCTCCGGCCGCTCGATTGCCGGCGTCGATCTTGGCCGCGCCGTGCGCGCGGCGGTCGAGACCGGATTGCTCGTGAAGGGCGGCGGCCATGCCATGGCCGCCGGCCTGACGGTGGAACGTGGCAAACTCGAGTCCCTTCGTGCCTATCTGAGCGAGGCGCTCGGCGCCGATGTGACACGGGCCCGGGCGGAGGAGGCGCTGCGCATCGACGGCATGCTGACCGCAACCGCCGCGCAGGCTGCCCTGGTAAAGGATGTGGAGCGCGCCGGCCCATTCGGCACAGGCAATTCGGAGCCGATTTTCGCCTTTGCCGATCAACGTATGATCGACGTTGGCGAGGTGGGGCAGGGCCATATTCGGGTGCGCACCATAGGCCTGGACGGCGGTCGGCTGCAGGCCATTGCCTTTCGCGCGGCCGCAAGTCCGCTCGGGCAGGCGCTGCTCGCCGGGCGCGGGACCGCGATGCACCTCGCCGGGACGTTGTCGATCGACCATTGGGGCGGGCAGGAACGGGTGCAATTGCGGATTCTCGATGCGGCGCCGGCCGGTCGGCGCCAAGCCTGA
- a CDS encoding GNAT family N-acetyltransferase, producing MIIRAVTPADRAQWEPLWQGYLTFYKTSVRPEVTETTWARFFNGLEPMHAFVAEDKGELVGLVHYLYHRNTWMIEPVCYLQDLFTRDDQRGTGVGRALIEAVYGAAKAAGAGRVYWMTHETNLPAQALYDTLADKPGFIQYRKALG from the coding sequence ATGATCATACGTGCCGTAACGCCCGCCGACCGCGCCCAATGGGAGCCTCTGTGGCAAGGCTATCTGACGTTCTACAAGACGTCTGTACGCCCCGAAGTCACGGAGACGACCTGGGCGCGTTTCTTCAACGGCCTCGAGCCGATGCACGCCTTTGTCGCCGAGGACAAGGGCGAACTCGTCGGCCTGGTGCATTACCTCTATCATCGCAACACCTGGATGATCGAGCCGGTGTGCTATCTGCAGGATCTGTTCACCCGCGACGATCAGCGCGGCACGGGCGTCGGCCGCGCCTTGATCGAAGCCGTCTACGGGGCGGCCAAGGCGGCGGGTGCGGGCCGGGTCTATTGGATGACGCACGAGACCAATCTTCCGGCGCAGGCGCTTTACGATACGCTGGCTGACAAACCCGGCTTCATTCAATATCGCAAGGCGCTTGGATGA
- the glpX gene encoding class II fructose-bisphosphatase gives MADLVIQEEKIIERILTMELVRVTERAAVSSARWRGRGDEKAADQAAVDAMRRELNRLPIDGTIVIGEGERDETPMLFIGEKVGTRTGPRVDIAVDPLEGTTLCAKDMPGSIAVMAMAEAGSLLNAPDVYMQKIAIGPGYPAGVVDLDASPEDNINALARAKGVKVRDIGVLIMDRPRHQDLIAACRRAGASIRLISDGDVAGVIFTTQPEKTGVDLYLGSGGAAEGVLAAGAVRCVGGQMQGRLILDTPSKVERARKMGVTDPRKKYDMNELASGDVIVCATGVTDGPLLSGVRFNSNNVIETETVIYRSVTGTVRKIHAEHREMAKFRLD, from the coding sequence ATGGCTGATCTCGTCATCCAGGAAGAAAAAATCATCGAGCGCATTTTGACCATGGAACTCGTGCGCGTCACCGAACGGGCGGCGGTTTCATCCGCCCGTTGGCGCGGCCGCGGCGATGAAAAGGCCGCGGACCAAGCGGCGGTCGATGCAATGCGCCGCGAATTGAACCGCCTGCCGATCGACGGCACGATCGTGATCGGCGAGGGGGAGCGCGACGAGACGCCGATGCTGTTCATCGGCGAGAAGGTCGGCACCCGCACCGGGCCGCGCGTCGATATTGCGGTCGATCCGCTCGAAGGCACGACGCTCTGCGCCAAGGACATGCCCGGTTCCATCGCCGTGATGGCGATGGCGGAGGCGGGCAGTTTGCTGAATGCGCCGGATGTCTACATGCAGAAAATCGCAATCGGACCCGGCTATCCGGCCGGCGTCGTCGATCTTGATGCCTCGCCGGAAGACAATATTAACGCGCTGGCGCGCGCCAAGGGCGTGAAGGTGCGCGACATTGGCGTCCTGATCATGGATCGGCCGCGCCACCAGGACCTTATCGCCGCGTGCCGGCGTGCCGGTGCCTCGATCAGGCTTATCTCCGACGGCGATGTTGCCGGCGTCATCTTCACCACCCAGCCGGAAAAGACCGGCGTCGATCTCTATCTTGGTTCGGGCGGCGCGGCGGAAGGCGTGCTGGCGGCGGGCGCGGTGCGCTGCGTCGGCGGCCAGATGCAGGGCCGGCTGATCCTGGACACCCCATCCAAGGTCGAGCGCGCCCGCAAGATGGGCGTGACCGATCCGCGCAAGAAATACGATATGAACGAACTCGCGTCGGGCGACGTGATCGTCTGCGCCACCGGCGTGACCGACGGCCCGCTGCTGTCCGGCGTGCGCTTCAACAGCAACAATGTGATTGAAACCGAGACGGTGATTTACCGTTCGGTCACGGGCACGGTGCGCAAGATTCACGCCGAGCACCGCGAGATGGCGAAATTCCGCTTGGATTGA